In a genomic window of Brettanomyces nanus chromosome 1, complete sequence:
- a CDS encoding uncharacterized protein (BUSCO:EOG09341GRO), translating to MADQFTSVSWDKEESKANVGEVDINAEDSPKVVIDSSSEPPPLESLKEENDQTIEDKEDQDGPDNESGLITSKMVLAANAENNAPEGDKALDVEADVKNVNETGNSSESKAELQSDYAPDNVSGSSQAGAFSSLASSAPSYQIETIVGEPLTEHDSSNAFVSYRIIVKTQDPAFPQKEFQTRRRYSDFFFLYQCLMNDYPTLLIPPLPNKQRLEYIKGGRFSDEFTTKRSISLSNFLYRVCYHPILQKSDVLHIFLADTDHWNTYKSNLKIPPASGLDTTNSASQNLETVTEFIMNSFKKPIVEPHDKKEFQDIQDKVSRLQENLSKIDSIYGKVLHRQHNIADDISKFGDEFSKLTLLLSNDLDGSHSEPEDLDGNTKRLVKQFSDFSGNLSEVSENIYHLDHRIEYNYLTALKDLEHYILQLKNLLKLKDAKALDFDMLSNYLDKAKQEKEHLMNGGSITVTTEGTLSFLTRKLESVTGLGSRQAGNLTNERIDKLDERIDMLAKEKEKAKKIYFQYERDILTEYEYFNKIKNREIASSLEQLGKYYLSFYSKATEELKKLDINVASEAFTFDNKLTQDGKLFSGNQVQKNGEIIADDIQKIDNMTNGN from the coding sequence ATGGCCGATCAATTTACATCAGTCAGTTGGgacaaggaagaaagtAAGGCAAATGTGGGAGAAGTGGATATCAATGCTGAAGATTCTCCGAAAGTGGTCATTGATAGCAGCAGTGAGCCACCGCCCCTGGAGTCCCTAAAGGAGGAGAATGATCAGACAATTGAAGATAAGGAGGATCAAGATGGACCCGACAATGAATCCGGATTGATTACTTCAAAAATGGTTTTGGCTGCAAATGCAGAGAATAATGCTCCCGAAGGTGATAAAGCATTGGACGTTGAGGCCGATGTTAAGAATGTCAATGAGACTGGGAATAGTAGTGAAAGTAAGGCTGAACTCCAAAGTGATTATGCGCCGGACAATGTTTCCGGTAGTAGTCAAGCCGgagctttctcttctttggcttcGTCCGCTCCCTCCTATCAAATTGAAACTATCGTTGGAGAACCTCTTACCGAGCATGACTCTTCAAATGCATTTGTGAGCTATCGAATAATAGTGAAAACCCAGGATCCTGCCTTCCCGCAAAAGGAGTTTCAGACTCGTAGAAGGTATTCCgattttttctttctttatcaatgCTTGATGAACGATTATCCTACATTACTTATACCTCCTTTACCAAATAAGCAGAGACTTGAGTATATTAAAGGAGGTCGATTTTCGGATGAATTCACCACCAAGAGGTCAATTTCCCTATCAAATTTTCTTTACCGGGTATGCTATCATCctattcttcaaaagtcTGATGTTCTCCATATATTTCTAGCAGATACCGATCACTGGAATACGTATAAGTCTAACTTAAAGATACCTCCTGCCAGCGGCCTTGATACTACTAATAGTGCTTCGCAAAATCTTGAAACGGTCACTGAATTCATCATGAATTCCTTTAAGAAGCCTATTGTGGAGCCCCACgataagaaagaattcCAAGATATTCAAGATAAGGTATCGAGATTGCAAGAGAATCTCAGCAAAATCGACAGTATTTATGGCAAGGTGCTTCACAGACAACATAATATTGCGGATGATATTTCAAAATTTGGAGATGAGTTCAGCAAGCTAACATTGTTGCTCAGTAATGATCTTGACGGAAGCCACTCGGAACCAGAGGATCTTGACGGAAACACCAAAAGGCTAGTGAAGCAATTTAGTGATTTCTCCGGAAACTTGTCCGAAGTATCAGAAAATATTTATCACCTTGACCACAGAATCGAGTACAACTATTTGACAGCCttgaaagatcttgaacATTATATACTGCAGTTGAAGAACCTactgaagttgaaggatgCTAAGGCACTGGATTTTGACATGCTTTCTAACTATTTGGATAAGGCCAAGCAGGAAAAAGAGCATTTGATGAATGGAGGATCCATTACAGTCACTACTGAAGGTACGCTGTCATTTTTAACTAGAAAATTGGAATCTGTGACTGGACTAGGAAGTCGACAGGCAGGAAACCTAACTAACGAGAGGATCGACAAACTTGATGAGAGAATCGATATGTTGGcgaaagaaaaggagaaagcaaagaaaatatatTTTCAGTACGAAAGAGATATATTGACAGAGTATGAatacttcaacaagatcaaaaatCGTGAGATTGCCAGTTCTTTGGAGCAGTTAGGAAAGTACTACTTGAGTTTCTACTCAAAGGCGActgaagaactcaaaaAATTGGATATCAACGTGGCATCTGAGGCATTTACATTTGATAACAAATTAACACAGGATGGAAAGCTCTTCTCGGGTAATCAAGTTCAAAAAAATGGTGAAATTATTGCCGATGATATTCAAAAAATCGATAACATGACTAACGGCAACTAA
- a CDS encoding uncharacterized protein (EggNog:ENOG41) yields MEVMAQWEYHNPPNDIDAEDILKVLALSQKRIATLNLGYSNLPLSGYQKPGEKNTMFDPRLPAALYIAKMSQHIEEQQSDLLDVDFKLQFSWKDWTDFDKRLLPSEEYLQWHEGYPIQDCEQFVSETGFSVSPNCVDLSPSEIKHLFNPMYPRFKMTRPADPRIARDARVLIASTFLYHSFDAPERILFVDSGRDSVVSIRTTDSTNRMSLLKQMSYEYLNMDSTVSETAGISLSEQVGRLFSDLEKCKLVSEADELDEFRIIKISDEKLNQPIELPRATFDWEKDTSKLQASIDENLSQFEESCKKTPNAPECDPDKAVGIKMTHHIKDALVKYGNNKFPKHFHEAGYTPKGNDNGAHFDWRFIGSRALSEYESTSGLHKLMRSWLRMTRILGVDTWIAHGSLLGFYFNGLILNWDFDHDVQVTEESLILLGRDFNQSLVVDISPGSSDQPQLSDMGTGEFFIDVGSSIYHREKGNGNNAIDARFIDIHTGMFIDITALAITKSKPSSKSMGNNLSKEYAKFLIQNKLTTNDYGDFLSDRNNHHYSMNEISPLIPTLFEGEQVFIRQGIMNILSREYMNYKKNTGFQGHTWRTRYRSWISDEICNHLDHEGNSCSTNPEVLLDDRFQRNYISLHMKEKQILDQADHEEIRREPATIKAYPEVLRPDAVLMKIAKERLH; encoded by the coding sequence ATGGAAGTTATGGCTCAATGGGAATATCACAATCCTCCAAATGATATAGATGCCGAAGATATATTAAAAGTACTAGCTCTGTCTCAAAAACGTATCGCCACGCTAAATCTTGGATATTCGAATCTACCGTTGTCAGGTTATCAGAAGCCGGGTGAGAAAAATACAATGTTTGATCCAAGACTTCCAGCAGCTTTATACATAGCCAAAATGTCTCAGCATATAGAAGAACAGCAATCTGATTTGCTTGATGTTGATTTTAAACTTCAGTTTTCTTGGAAGGACTGGACAGATTTTGATAAACGTCTTTTGCCCAGTGAGGAGTACCTTCAATGGCATGAAGGTTATCCGATTCAGGATTGTGAACAGTTTGTTTCTGAAACTGGTTTCAGTGTGTCACCAAACTGTGTGGATTTGTCCCCATCAGAGATTAAACATCTGTTCAACCCAATGTATCCGAGATTCAAAATGACCAGACCGGCAGATCCCCGAATCGCTAGAGACGCAAGAGTCTTAATTGCCAGTACTTTCCTTTATCACTCGTTCGATGCTCCCGAACGTATTCTTTTTGTGGATTCGGGTAGAGATAGTGTCGTTTCTATTAGAACTACTGACTCCACCAATAGAATGTCTCTCCTTAAACAAATGTCTTACGAATATCTCAACATGGATAGTACAGTATCCGAAACTGCCGGGATATCTCTCTCAGAACAGGTTGGCAGACTATTTAGCGATTTAGAGAAATGCAAGCTGGTTAGTGAAGCGGATGAATTAGATGAATTTAGAATCATTAAAATATCCGACGAAAAGCTGAATCAGCCGATAGAATTACCTCGTGCGACTTTCGATTGGGAGAAAGATACCTCGAAGTTACAGGCATCCATAGATGAAAATCTTTCccagtttgaagaatcgTGCAAAAAGACACCCAATGCTCCAGAATGTGACCCTGATAAAGCTGTCGGTATAAAGATGACTCACCATATAAAAGATGCTCTAGTTAAGTACGGCAATAACAAATTCCCAAAGCACTTTCATGAGGCCGGATATACGCCTAAAGGAAATGATAATGGTGCACATTTCGACTGGAGATTTATTGGAAGCAGGGCACTTTCGGAGTATGAGTCGACCTCTGGCCTTCATAAACTTATGAGATCCTGGTTGCGTATGACAAGAATTCTCGGAGTTGATACATGGATTGCGCATGGTTCTTTACTCGGCTTTTATTTCAACGGTCTCATTCTTAACTGGGATTTTGACCACGATGTTCAAGTGACAGAGGAATCTTTGATTCTCTTGGGTAGAGACTTTAATCAGAGTCTTGTCGTTGACATCAGCCCCGGTAGCTCTGATCAGCCGCAACTTTCTGATATGGGTACTGGGGAGTTTTTCATAGATGTTGGTTCTAGTATATATCACCGTGAAAAGGGTAATGGTAACAATGCCATTGATGCTAGGTTCATAGATATTCATACCGGTATGTTCATCGATATTACCGCTTTGGCAATTACCAAGAGCAAACCTTCCTCAAAAAGTATGGGCAATAATTTAAGCAAAGAGTACGCCAAGTTCCTAATTCAGAACAAATTGACGACCAACGATTACGGTGATTTTTTATCAGATAGAAACAATCATCACTATTCGATGAACGAAATTTCACCTTTAATTCCAACTCTCTTTGAGGGTGAACAAGTCTTCATTCGTCAAGGAATAATGAATATACTTAGTAGAGAGTATATGAATTACAAGAAAAATACGGGCTTTCAGGGCCATACTTGGAGAACACGTTATAGAAGTTGGATTTCTGATGAAATCTGCAACCATCTCGATCACGAAGGAAACAGTTGTAGCACTAACCCAGAAGTGCTGTTGGATGACCGCTTTCAACGAAACTATATCAGTTTGCATATGAAGGAAAAACAAATCCTTGATCAAGCAGATCATGAGGAGATTCGAAGAGAGCCGGCAACAATAAAAGCATATCCAGAAGTTTTAAGACCTGATGCCGTTCTCATGAAGATAGCTAAAGAAAGATTGCACTGA